The stretch of DNA CAGCAGGGTCAGAGGTTAGACCTGTCCCTGCTTGTCTCTTGCAGGTCATCCTCAAGTGATGGCGAGCATGTCGTGTGTCTGGAGTGTGGAACCGACGCCTCCGACTTCTCAGCTCATTATCCGACTCATGTCCACTGTCTGCTGTGTCggtacagcagctgctgctccagagcCTACGCTGCCCACATGATCCAGTGAGTACTGCAGCGATACTGCAGTACTACTGCAGTGATACTACAgtgttctgtttctgtgttattgATTGGTTATGGGTTGTTCCTTCCAGTCACCATGTGCCGCTGTCCAAAGACAGAGCTGTCCCTCTGCACAGGCTGCCTCCTCCGTGGTGAGACTCACTTATTGATCTGATTAGGTTTAAATGCCTACAATCACTGATTGGTCAGACACCTGAGACCAGACAAAGATGTAACATCATCAGGACTGTGTGACCTAAATAatttaatgtgaataaatcaTCGTTtcactgaagctgctgaatTAGAATAACACATCACCTCTGAACAAAACAGACCCCATGAAAATATTGATGACTTATTTGAATGTTCATCACAGAACATCTATCAGTTTGTAGACCTGATGGTAAAGGGCTGTggggttaccatggcaacaggctGAGCGACAAGCTGCAGTGACCAAGAGTGACCTGCAGGTGGAGCGTAGTGATAAAGACTGACTCAAAATGCCTTCACTGACCACAGAACAAATCAGAGAAGTGATGGGAAATTTGAGTGGCAGCGTCCAGCTGAGCGTGAcctcagtgatgatgtcatctgttCTGCTCCGGCAGCGTCTTCCTGCTCCAATGTTCCCAGTGTGACCTCAGACCTCACAACGGCGATCTGATGGCTGCTCATCTGATGGACAACCCAGGACACACCGCCATCTGCTGGCCCCGCAgtaagagaggagagggggggcagagggggaggcagatggggagggagagagacacacacacactcctccaggTTTAGGGGCGTTCCGAAGACTCAgccaacataaataaaactgaccTGGTTTCCAGACAGCAGGAACTTTTGTATCTGGGACAAAATTCATCCACCAGCTGTTATTTTCTGATCTGGTCTCTTAAGACTCAAAGGAAGTCCACATCCTCTCGTCCTCATGATGACCCTCTGACCTGGTTTTGGTCTCCTCCAGACCTTATAGCACATGGTAGTTATAAGTCCAGGACTTGTGGACCAGACTTGTTCACGAAGTCAAACTGACAACATGACCTTAAGTTGTCACCTGTGAATTAGATTAGCTAGTTAATGTTTAAACACAACTGGCTCTTTGACTTTGAGCTGATTGTTGCTCACAGTTTAACAACTGAATGGCaaacagaatttacaaacacGCTTAGACCACACATGTAGCCTACATAAGTGCTTTAAAAGCAActacaacaaaaccaaaacataatGTACAACACTTAAAAAGatggacagcagctgcagcgACACAATTTACTGCTGTCTCAGTCTGACTACTGAGGGTTCAGGCTGTCGGGGGTTTCTGCTCATCGAGCAGATGTTGTTCATCTCTTTGACCGGCTGAACTTCTGCCTGCTGCTCTTAGCAGCAGCAAAAGGGCAGTGTCCTCTGGTGAGGATCCGTTTTCTGGACCTTCTTAAGAAGTGCAGGCAGGGTTTGTCACAACGCACCAGAAAAAGCTGTTATATTCCAGAAAAGGCTGAACCACAGCGGTGTAGAATGTGACAaacagaactcctgatcagataaagatataAAATTCAGATCAGTTctagaacacaacacaaacacaaacacacgagtaacttttctttggaaaagaaggaaacattcagtgtgtgtttttatttagttcttgttttctgattccagagaacagactctgaactgatcagacagaatcagatggtTTTGGATCtgaggagagaaacaaagaaatgaaaatccAAATGAACAGCAGTTTTGATAAAAGTTTAAGAAAGAATGATAATGTATGtcgaaataataaaaataaggacTTTTTCCATATGTTAACATGATATATATTTCTGCTTCCTTTCAGCCTACATGGAACCCGACATCCAGTTCTACCAGAAGGACGAGCATTGTTCCTCAATGGAGGGGGATTCAGATGACGTCAAGAACTTACCTGAACCATCCTGGAGGTCGGTGAACTGCTGGAAACAGGCGGCAGAGAGTGACAGCACCAAATCCACGGTTGTCCCGTTCACTCAAAGCAGCGGGCCCCTGCACTTCCTGTCCAAGAACAGCGATGCCATCGACTTCTTCAATCTTCTCTTCCCCATGGCACTGGTGGAGCTGATCACCAATGAGACAAATGCCCACGCCAAGACCTGCCAGTTCCTGGGATCCTGCCCTCAAGACTGGGTCCCCGTCACCACACACGAGATCAAAGGTTTCATTGGCCTGGTCATTTTGATGGGGATCCAGAACCTGCCCGACCCATCACACTACTGGTCCTGGAGTCACTATGATAACAGCTACACTTTCTACCGAGCTATGAGCTTCAAGCGCTTCAAACAGATTGCTGCCAGCATTCGCATGGGCAGCTTCACCACAGAAGAATATTGTGGAACCAACAACCCCAGCGATCCATTGCACATCTTCAGACCGATGCTGGATATTGTGGGAGGAGCCATGTGGAACGCTTACCGGCCAAATTGCTGTCTGACCATTGACAGAGCACTACTGCCCAGTCTGGAGGAGGACAGCTCCCAAACTAAAGGGAACCCCAGGATACAGCCTCAAGTGTGGTTACTCTGTGACTCAAAGTCAGGCTACTGCCATCGTTTCTTCATCCAAGTGGGGGGAGAGGTGGAGCACGAGCTGGGCTTCACTGTGGTTCAGGAGCTGATTAAGGGTCTGGAAGACAAACATCATCAGCTCTACATAGCCAGCTCACTTACCTCAGTCCCTCTTGTGCAGAAGCTCCTGGACCAGGGTATCTACGCCTCCAGTTCTTTTCCTCCACCAAACCCAATCTTACCCCGAGAACTGTGGGAGGAAGGTCAGCTGGAGAAACCTGGGGACTTCCTCCAGAGGCAGTTTGGCCCCTTGCTGGTAACCCGCTGGAGGGACACCAAGGAAATGGGCTGCCTGTCCACTAATGCAACTCTGGGTGAACCAGACACAGTCTGGAGGAGGTCTCAGACCAAAGTGGGTGGCTTGGACCCCATTGAGCGCCCCATGGCTTTCCGTCTCCTACAAGAGAACATGCGAGGAGTTGACATCTGCAAGCAGCTGCTAGCCTGTAACCCACTGGGCGGAATCCCCCAGGACCGACACTGGCGCAGCCTCTTTTGGTTCCTGGTTAACCTGAGCATAGTTAATGCTTTTATCGTGCTGCGTGAGAGTCGCAAAGATAACCCACCTGTTTGGGTGCAAGATGGCCTTTTTAGTCAGGTCAACTTCCGCAAGCGTCTGGGCAACCAACTCGCCAAGTGTGCTCAGAAGTACTTTGAGACCATGGAAATTGCCAGCTCACGTGGGATGAGGGCAGAGGTCACTGATGAACCAATGAAGCAAAGACACAGGATGTCAAAGATCAGCACCATCTCCAAGAGATGCAAGAACTGCAACCTGAAGAGCATCCGCCATGAGAGCGTGTATGGCTGTATCAGCTGTAAAGCCAATTTGTGCAAACAGCCCAGTTGCTTCTGGGAGTTTCACGGTTTGTCGCCTTTAAACAAAGGTCAGAAGTTTTTACAATCTACAACATTCTCAACTCTTGTTAAATAAAGTATCATTAATCATTCATGTTGGGTATTATCAACAGGATCAACAAAAGTTGGGTTTCTCAAGGACACAATCAGGTAATTTTTTATTGAACACAGTttactgtttgttgtttgtcgTCGTCTTGGGACGAACGTTGACCAATGACTCTTTGTTCCACAGTGGATCTGTTGAAGTGGATGAGGTGGAGGACAACATGGACGAGGCCTTGGCCCCTGTGGAGGACATGGACTTCTCTGATGATGAGCAAGTGGATGAGCTAGATGACCCCGATGAGGAATCTGAAGATATAAAGGAGGAAATAATCAAGGAAGTGAAATATTTGGATCCTCAGCCACTATCAGCCCCAAAAAGCCACACCCAACCGGCGACTGTCCTGTATGCCACCAAAGAGCGtgatgacttcctgtctgcGCGTCAGTTAAGGATTGCCTTGTTtgctctgtgtgatggactCCGCCAAGCCTCCAGGGTCTTTTCAACTGAGACCCAGCTCATCCGTAAATGGCTGAAAGAGGCCAGAAGGTGTCTGAAGCGTACTGAACAGGAACATGGTGAAGATCGGATGGTGGCCTGGGTGCTGTCCATGCGCGAGCAGCAGCTTCCCATCACAGAGAGTAACCTCTTCCACAAAGCCTCCATGCTGAAGAAGAAGGGTGGTTTTAGCAACTCCTTCCGAATCTCCTACGACTGGGCAGTGAGCTTCATGCTACAGCAGCGGCTGGGTGTACGGAGCATCGGCATGGCACCCACGCTGACTCACACGCTGCCAGCTTCCCTGGAGGCAAAAATCAAGTCCTTCAGAGAGTTCACTCAGAAGATCATTCAGGTTCACCAGCTGTCAGAGAGCGCTATAGCTGCCATGGAtgagctgtgtctctttgtggACCTGCGGTTAGTCCAGGACAAGACCCGCCGCTCTGAGGCCCTGGAGCTCACTGGGTCGTTGCCACTGGTCACCATGTACCTGACTGTTTTGGCAAACGGGACCATGCTGCCGTCTCTGGTCCTGGCCAATAGACAACTGGCTGAGAAAGTCCTGCCAGAGTGTATCCTCCTGGAGGCCGGACAAGAGAGTCTCTTAGTGGAAGAAGCCTTGGATCTCTGGACTAATAAAGTCTGGCTGCAGCACATATCCGGCCTATCCCAGTTAAGTAAGTCAATGCTGGTTGTAGATCGACACCGGGAACACATGGGAGACCAGTTCCTGACTTCCATCAGTGGGTCAGGCACACTCCCAGCAGTGATTCCTGGGGGCTGCTCCTTCTGTCTTCAGCCTCTGGACATTTGTGTGAAGCCAGTCTTGCAGCGCTTAATTATGTCACGTTGGGCCAAATTTACAGCTGAGGACCCAATAGAGCTGGAGGAGACATCGCCTCATCGGCTCCAAGCAAATGTGGCTGAGCTGCTTGTCGACTGGGTGGTCGAGGCCCTGACACTCTTGAACAAATGTCCTCAACTTTGGAAAAAGTCGTTTAGGCTGACAGATCTTCTTTTGAATGAGAGGATGGAGGCGGAAGAAGGAAGGACACGTCAGAAACCAGAAGAGATCCAGTTGGACCTCCTCAAAACTTTGACAGAAAAATTGTTTGGTGCTAAAATTCTGGGAGTCAGTTCTCCTGATCTGCTGGAgctggaagatgaagaggacatCAAGGTGGAATGCATAGGATGTCAAAGAAAGGAAACAtcagatgaagacaaagagaaaaaaattctggtgaaagaaaatgagagggagctggaagaaaaaagtaaCATAGAGGACATGAGGAGTGACAAAAAAGATGAAGGTGAAACACCAGAGGTGGACAGTGAGGATGAAGGAAAAGTGGCAGAGGACAGTAAGGAGGTGATCAAGGAGAGACGGGAGACCAGGATAGTGACAGGAGAGGATGTTGGGGATGAGTGGAAGATAAAGAGCAGGACAGAAGGTGAaggggaggatgaagaggacagCAAAGAGAAGGACAGTGGGATGGACAAAGCTGAAGAGTTGAAAAAAACAAGGGTAAAGGTCTGAAAGGACCAGAAACACCTGAGTCGTCTTTAGGATCCTGGATTCACTGCTGGATAGGTCAGATCTGGGCTGGACATGGTGTCTGCGATGGGGTGAGGGTGACATGTCAGTCACAGAACCGcctataaaaatatttctgctaACAGTCCAGACCGGGTCTACAGGACCAGAGTGATTGGAAACACACCTGAAGTTACAGGAGAAGAATGTCATCACTCAGCTAGCTGCAACTGGGGGATAATGGAGACCCTGAAATAGTTTATGATCTGTCTCCAGAGTGTCTCCATCCAAGATGGATGGTTTCCCACCATGCACTGGGTGTATGGACTGAGAACTGCATGGATCCTGAAACAGATCCAGTTTCGTGGAAGCTGATTGGACAGTCTGGAGTTAAGTGGTGCTGTGTCATGTGACCAGAaccaatgatgatgatgaacacatGTCTGAttctctgaaataaataaaccatcagCAGCTGGATGTAGTTGATGTTATAACAtttgtctggttttttttttttttttttttgtgtgtgtttgtggggggggggctggatcTGGTCTGCTTCTGTTCACTCCACATCTCTTCCTgtcaatttaaatattttttattttaaaagtctAATAGAGCAGTCCAGGCCCTAACAAGACAAAACCCAAAACCTGGTCGAGTCTGATCGTCAATATGGAATCAATAAAGGTTATTGGACACTTGTTCTCCtgctgtgaacacacacacacacagaacatgaCAATTTCTGGGGATCAGGCAGACCTTGGCCTGGATTTAGAAGTGGTTTATATCTAATCCACATGTCAGTCATCACACAGTGAGTTAACTACACAATGTGAGCACAACAGTAAAGAATcatgtctgtttctgtcatcCATCTCTCATGATGCATCTATGCTTGTTGTTTGACTGTAAACAAAGCGGGAGTTTATTGACAGTGACTGTCGGTGAACAGCTCTCTGGCCTTCACGGGGTTAACAGGCAGAGTGAGCGTctcttctctgattggctggtgggATAGCTGATAAACTCTTTCATAGAGTCTAAGGAAAATCCAGACTGGCTGAGAGCAGGACCAGGTCACCCCAGGAGCTCAGAGACATGGGTCAGatttaaatttctcttttgaccatttaatgattattttcatctgtctgtttgtcctttCTTCGGCCCCCCCCACTCCTCTGACCTTTGTACTGATTCTGTTCTGAGTTGGTGGACAGAGAATTAAAGGTGCAGCCATGTGAGGCTGAATTGATTGAATTTAGATTTCGACTTTGTCTTTTCAGGATCATAAAAACTTGATAATGGAAGTAAAATGATATATGAACATAAAGCCCTTCGTCTTTCCACGGAACTCTTCGTCTGTTCGATTACAGAGGTTTTAGGaattgtgtgtgtcaggggtgAAATGAGTCAAAATGGCAGAAAGGCAGCGTTTGTTAGAGAAGAGAGGTAAATCTGCTGTCCGGAAATATTTTGGTTTGGAGTTGTCGAATGTAGAACAGAAGAAAGTGGTGCATAAACTGTGGCACGGTCTGCACACTAAAGTAACACAAGCAATCCGTTGACCCATTTACAGTTCAGTCATAAAGTGCTCTATCACTGAGTTGATGTGTATTCTGGCTGCTCCTTCTCAAACCAGCAGTTATTGCAATAGTTTGTGactatttatttgtattttttttgtttcacatgtttCTGTTATTCTTctatatttcatatttcctcacttgatttagatttttttaaattacagttcTGCTTTGCTACATTTATAGCTGAATTCTGATTGTTTAATGATAAAACAGGACTGGGGTATTTAGTGAGCGGTAGGATCACTGGGTCACAGGGTTCGGCCCAGAAGTGACAACGTCTGAAGATGTCACAGGATTAATTGTAAATACAGATGGAtgcctctgtgacatcacaggttTTTGGAGCTTGTCCCGTCGCCATCTGTGTGTCTCCAGGTCAGCtctgttgtgttattgttttgttgttatatctgttgtgggttttttatgttgttatcagctgtgatgtgtttttgtgttgatgccacctgtgttgttgtcatgttgttgtgttgtcacagctttgttatgttgtgttgtattgtcatgtttctgtgttgccacagctgtgttgtgttgtcatgtTGTTCAGCCTCCTGATAATTGATCACTAATAAACACCTGGAGCTCCGGCTGAGTCAGTCTgaggtgaaggtgaaggtgagCGTGAGGGTGAGGACACTCTCTGGCAACCATCAGCTGAGGATTGTGGGATATCGTGACCTCTGTGCCCCCCCCTGCCCTGATGTCTCTGacctgttgttgtgttttctcagcgAACTGCTCAGGATGTGGACCCGGATACCGCAGCCCGCTGGATGCCATGAAAGGtgagacagtttgtttttcttttgatgtcCTTCCCGTCAATGACCTTGTGACCTTTCCCTCCGGTCACTTCAAATCAAACACCTTCAGTCCTGCAGAAACTCTTTCAATCAAATTTCTTTAACTCAGGTGCTTGTTTTATTGTCATCACCGTGGAAACAAACGAGTAATGTAGgttgtttctctgctgatcAGAATTTGCAGAAagttggactgaaccagtttCTATTATGTCCTGTAGCCCAGCAGGAAACATTTCAGACCCTTTTACCTGTGTGTAATTAGCTTCCCTTGTTCTTGAGAGAGGACCATGTTGGGCAGGAAACTGATTAACTGGTGCTGCCATGACAATTTTTCAAGGCATCAGACACGCTCACTTGCAAATGCTTAGGGCTCAGGTCTTTGTGGTCCAGGTCCTCGGGAGCAGATTGTCTACTTGCCCTGCATCTACCGCAACACAGACATCCTGAAACCGGACTACCTGGCCACTGTGGACGTGGATGCCAGTTCCTCCACCTACTGCCAGGTAGTTAAACCAGTCACCATATTCCTGTGGGTGGGAGTGAGAGGGTTCACTtgtggtgacctctgacccatTCCCCCTCAGGTGATCCACCGGTTGCCAATGCCGAATCTGCGTGACGAGCTGCATCACTCCGGCTGGAATGCTTGTAGTAGCTGCTTCGGAGACGCGTCCAAGAAGAGGAACCGTCTCATTCTTCCATCGCTCGTCTCATCCAGGATCTACGTGGTCGATGTGGGGACCAATCCCAGGGCACCACAGATTCACAAGGTACGAAGCGCCGGTATGCAGTTCAGGCAAACGGAAACAGCCCTGTCAACATGTTTTGACACCCTACCCATGAGAGGCCATAACCTAGGTCCTCAGAAGGCCAGCTCATTGAGGTCCAGGTCCTAAAGGTCCATAAAAAtagcagtttgtttcttttgttttgaaaggtgAAACAATGGCTTTGTCTCTGAGTTGTGTAGATCTTGGTTGTCTCCAGATGGTGGAGCCGGTGGAtctgttctggaagtgtgacCTGGCAAACCCGCACACTTCACACTGTCTGGCCAATGGGCAGATCATGATCAGCTGTTTGGGAGACCCGTCTGGCAATGGGAAAGGTCAGACCAACAGCTCAGACCTCAAATCCTCCAACAGGAAACCAGCTGGTGTTGTTTAGTGAAAGCCTGTGTTCCGCCTGCTGTTGTCCAATCAGGTGGCTTTATTCTGCTTGATGGTGAGACGTTTGAGGTGGCTGGTAACTGGGAGCACCCTGGAGAAGCAGCGCCCTTTGGATACGACTTCTGGTACCAGCCACGGCACAATGTGATGATCAGCACTGAATGGGGGGCACCTAGAGCTCTGGCTGATGGTTTTAACCCAGCCGATGTCATGGAGGGTGAGTTGGGTCGGCAACCAGTTTGATGTCACTGAAATGTTATCCAGCATAGTCTTCTTCACAGTCTGCTGGTTTAGGTTCTATTGGACCTGTGTTTCTGGTTCTAGACTCATCCCTGAAAACTTCTAGGGTTGTACAccagaaagtgtcctgtgaATAAGAAAAGGTTCAGGCTCCCGTCCAGTCCAGAATTCTTCAGTGCACCAGGATGAATGTTGAATATGTGTCACAATGTGTCACCAGAAACAGGGAACCAAGGTGCTTGTTTCTCAGGTTTCTATGGCAGCCGTCTCCATATTTGGGACTGGACCAGCCACAGGAAGCTGCAGACACTGGATCTGGGCAAAGATGGCGCTGTCCCCCTGGAGGTTCGATTCTTGCATGACCCCAACGCCACCGAGGGCTACGTGGGGTGTGCTCTGAGTTCCAATGTCTTCAGGTTCTACAGGACACCGGTTGGTACCATGGATTTTCAGACTCACGCAGTAGGTCCAAAACCTGGTCCATGACCAGGTCCAGGAAGGATGGGGCACAGGTGTGATCTGGTTTGCTCTTTGATCAGGAAAGAGAATGGGCTGCAGAGAAGGTGATCAGTGTCCCCAGCAAGAAGGTTGAGGGATGGATGTTGCCTGAGATGCCAGGTGAGTCCTGACCTGTCTGTCTCACCAGCAACCTGTTACAACTTTTTTTCTAAACCATCACCTGTATGTCTGCAGGGCTGATTACAGACATCCTGATTTCATTGGATGACCGTTTCCTTTACTTCAGTAATTGGCTGCATGGGGACATCAGGCAATATGACATCACAGACAGGAGGAAGCCTCAATTGGTCGGCCAGGTCGGATGATGTAAATTGATGGAGGTCAAACAGATAAAACTGAGAAGGAGATggctcacctgtctgtctcctgcagGTGTTTCTGGGAGGAAGTCTTGTGAGTGATGGACCTGTCAGAGTCCTGGAAGACCCTGAGAACCAGCCACAGCCTCATCCATGCATTATTCAGGTAGCACCTGCTGGTCtcccacctgtctgtctctcacctgtctgtgtctcacctgtctgtgtctcacAGGGGAGGCGTGTCTATGGAGGTCCTCAGATGTTACAGTTGAGTCTTGACGGTCAGAGGCTTTATCTGACCACGTCGCTGTTCAGCAGCTGGGACAAACAGTTTTACCCCGAGATGGTCCGGTACGTACAGAACAGAGACTACAGTAATAACACAGTGTACTGTAATAATACAGCAATAATAAATTGTATTACTGTAATAATGGTGGCTACAGCCACGGTCCAATCAGATCCCTTGACAGCGACTGGTCTCTCTGAACAGACATGGCTCAGTGATGTTGCAGATTGATGTGAACTCCATCAGCGGTGGTTTGTCCTTGAACAACAACTTCCTGGTGGATTTTGGTGAAGAACCTGACGGGCCAGCTCTGGCCCACGAGCTGAGATACCCCGGGGGAGACTGTACCTCTGACATCTGGGTGTAATGGCTTCACCTCCCGTTAAAACAACATGTGATCTGATTGAAGCTTGACAGAACATTATTATCAAGGCTACCAATAATCATTAGAATCATTAAATGGGAAACTTCTAATATTCAACACTGcacaaacattattattatttttcacagatAAGTAAATTACACAACGTGACATTTTATTAGATTCACAATAAAGTccagcagctttttctttcaatgattgaatgtattattattgttgttattgtttttctttattggaTAACACAGCTCAAATAGATAATTGTTGTCACAAACAAGGTGCTTGTAGCCTGTTTATGGGGAGCTCCATCCACTATGCCTCCGCTGCCCCTCTAAtacctattattattattatcattgtgcTCGTCCACAGTCCGATGACTCACCTGTGTGACATCACGAGCCAGTGTCTGCTGGCGACCTGTCGTTTGCCTGTGATGTCACACGCCTCCATTCAGGTGTGTTTGGCAGTAGGGGGCGATGCGACATCCGGGTGAGACAGGAAACGGCAGCAGAAcagtagaagaagaaatcaCTGACGCCCCCTGCTGTCTG from Echeneis naucrates chromosome 6, fEcheNa1.1, whole genome shotgun sequence encodes:
- the selenbp1 gene encoding methanethiol oxidase isoform X2, encoding MANCSGCGPGYRSPLDAMKGPREQIVYLPCIYRNTDILKPDYLATVDVDASSSTYCQVIHRLPMPNLRDELHHSGWNACSSCFGDASKKRNRLILPSLVSSRIYVVDVGTNPRAPQIHKMVEPVDLFWKCDLANPHTSHCLANGQIMISCLGDPSGNGKGGFILLDGETFEVAGNWEHPGEAAPFGYDFWYQPRHNVMISTEWGAPRALADGFNPADVMEGFYGSRLHIWDWTSHRKLQTLDLGKDGAVPLEVRFLHDPNATEGYVGCALSSNVFRFYRTPEREWAAEKVISVPSKKVEGWMLPEMPGLITDILISLDDRFLYFSNWLHGDIRQYDITDRRKPQLVGQVFLGGSLVSDGPVRVLEDPENQPQPHPCIIQGRRVYGGPQMLQLSLDGQRLYLTTSLFSSWDKQFYPEMVRHGSVMLQIDVNSISGGLSLNNNFLVDFGEEPDGPALAHELRYPGGDCTSDIWV
- the selenbp1 gene encoding methanethiol oxidase isoform X1 produces the protein MANCSGCGPGYRSPLDAMKGPREQIVYLPCIYRNTDILKPDYLATVDVDASSSTYCQVIHRLPMPNLRDELHHSGWNACSSCFGDASKKRNRLILPSLVSSRIYVVDVGTNPRAPQIHKMVEPVDLFWKCDLANPHTSHCLANGQIMISCLGDPSGNGKGGFILLDGETFEVAGNWEHPGEAAPFGYDFWYQPRHNVMISTEWGAPRALADGFNPADVMEGFYGSRLHIWDWTSHRKLQTLDLGKDGAVPLEVRFLHDPNATEGYVGCALSSNVFRFYRTPEREWAAEKVISVPSKKVEGWMLPEMPGLITDILISLDDRFLYFSNWLHGDIRQYDITDRRKPQLVGQVFLGGSLVSDGPVRVLEDPENQPQPHPCIIQVAPAGLPPVCLSPVCVSPVCVSQGRRVYGGPQMLQLSLDGQRLYLTTSLFSSWDKQFYPEMVRHGSVMLQIDVNSISGGLSLNNNFLVDFGEEPDGPALAHELRYPGGDCTSDIWV